tatatgttatggtcctcatccttactataagtactataacAACACGAGGATGGGTTCATATTTTCAGGCCCTGATATCTGATAGTACAACAACTTGTACCTAATGAGAAGCATAAAAGTCTTAGGGTGGTGATATACTAGTTAAGTTATACTAGTTAGATATACTAGTTAAATATACTAGTTAAATATACTAGATAAATTGAGTGATATACTATTTAACTCTTTTGTACAAGGGTCATCCCAATtaggatgaccaaaccacacaacagaggatgaagggacgacgatgtttcggtccaccCAGgagcattatcaagtcgattgtgtgataatggtctaggatggaccgaaacgtggtcgtcccttcatcttctgttCTATGAATGTCATGGCAGTCACTTAGAAGATCTAAGTGAATGACATGTTTTATAAATGTGTATTAACTAGTATTGTTAGGATTCTCTgttactttaatatatatatactttcattccatttttattatgcacccaatacccatcccgtgggcggtggtggaccccatacccatcccgtgggtggtggtggaccccatacccatcccgtgggtggtggtggaccccatacccatcccgtgggcggtggtggaccccatacccatcccgtgggtggtggtggaccccatacccatcccgtgggtggtggtggaccccatacccatcccgtgggcggtggtggaccccatacccatcccgtgggtggtggtggaccccatacccatcccgtgggtggtggtggaccccatacccatcccgtgggtggtggtggaccccatacccatcccgtgggtggtggtggaccccatacccatcccgtgggtggtggtggaccccatacccatcccgtgggcggtggtggaccccatacccatcccatgggtggtggtggacccatacccatcccgtgggtggtggtggaccccatacccatcccgtgggtggtggtggaccccatacccatcccgtgggttggAGAGGTATCTGGAGCATAGTGATGgtgtggagtgggaggtatctggAGCATagtgggtgtgtggagtgggaggtatctggAGCATagtgggtgtgtggagtgggaggtatctggAGCATagtgggtgtgtggagtgggaggtatctggAGCATAGTGGGGgtgtggagtgggaggtatctggAGCACagtgggtgtgtggagtgggaggtatctggAGCATagtgggtgtgtggagtgggaggtatctggAGCatagtgggggtgtggtgtgggaggtatcTGGAGCATagtgggtgtgtggagtgggaggtatctggAGCATagtgggtgtgtggagtgggaggtatctggAGCATAGTGGGGGgtgtggagtgggaggtatctggAGCatagtgggggtgtggtgtgggaggtatcTGGAGCATagtgggtgtgtggagtgggaggtatctggAGCATagtgggtgtgtggagtgggaggtatctggAGCATAGTGGGGgtgtggagtgggaggtatctggAGCATagtgggtgtgtggagtgggaggtatctggAGCATAGTGGGGgtgtggagtgggaggtatctggAGCATagtgggtgtgtggagtgggaggGTATCTGGAGCATagtgggtgtgtggagtgggaggtatctggAGCATAGTGGGGGTGTGGAATGGGAGGTATCTGGAGCATagtgggtgtgtggagtgggaggGTATCTGGAGCatagtgggggtgtggtgtgggaggtatcTGGAGCATAGTGGGGgtgtggagtgggaggtatctggAGCATagtgggtgtgtggagtggtaggGTATCTGGAGCATAGTGGGGgtgtggagtgggaggtatctggAGCATAGTGGGGgtgtggagtgggaggtatctggAGCATAGTGGGGGTGTGGAGTGGGAGGGTATCTGGAGcatagtggtggtgtggagtgggaggtatctggAGCATAGTGGGGgtgtggagtgggaggtatctggagcatagtggtggtgtggagtgggaggtatctggAGCATAGTGGGGGTGTGGAGTGGGAGGGTATCTGGAGCACAGTGGGGgtgtggagtgggaggtatctggAGCATAGTGGGGGTGTGGAGTGGGAGGGTATCTGGAGCATAGTGGGGgtgtggagtgggaggtatctggAGCATAGTGGGGgtgtggagtgggaggtatctggAGCATAGTGGGGGTGTGGAGTGGGAGGGTATCTGGAGCATAGTGGGGGTGTGGAGTGGAAGGGTATCTGGAGCATAGTGGGGgtgtggagtgggaggtatctggAGCATAGTGGGGgtgtggagtgggaggtatctggagcatagtggtggtgtggagtgggaggtatctggAGCATAGTGGGGGTGTGGAGTGGGAGGGTATCTGGAGCATAGTGGGGGTGTGGAGTGGGAGGGCATCTGGAGCATAGTGGGGGTGTGGAGTGGGAGGGTATCTGGAGcatagtggtggtgtggagtgggaggtatctggagcatagtggtggtgtggagtgggAGGGTATCTGGAGCATAGTGGGGGTGTGGAGTGGGAGGGTATCTGGAGCATAGTGGGGgtgtggagtgggaggtatctggagcatagtggtggtgtggagtgggAGGGTATCTGGAGCATAGTGGGGGTGTGGAGTGGGAGGGTATCTGGAGCATAGTGGGGGTGTGGAGTGGGAGGGTATCTGGAGCATAGTGGGGGTGTGGAGTGGGAGGGTATCTGGAGcatagtggtggtgtggagtgggaggtatctggagcatagtggtggtgtggagtgggAGGGTATCTGGAGCATAGTGGGGGTGTGGAGTGGGAGGGTACCTGGGATATACTCCAAAGGGAATGCTTCAGGTACGTCCTGGTGATATTAATAATATGGTGATGTTTGtgtaattataaatatattattcaaATTGAAATGTTGTTTTTAATTCATTGTGTAACCATatcgtcagagagagagagagagaaagagagagagagagagagagagagagagagagagagagagagagagagagagagagagagagagagagagagagagagagagagaggagagaaagagtgatagaagagagagaaagagtgagaagaGAGAAAGCGTAATTTACCCCAGGATGGTATGGGGGGTGAGAGTTGCCAGAggccaccagtcaacaccacacgGCAGCTGGGCCTACCtcgcgctccccccccccccatcccccccaataTGCTGCGCCCAACACCGTATTACGGACCAGCCCCtaaccctcctccccccacatTAACCCTCCCCCATTACCCCCCCTCAACAACCCACCCTACACACAAAATGGCGTTCTGAGCCCCTCTGCCATCCAGGGGCTTGTCACTCAATTTAGGATGGTATTCGAGCCCATCGCTTGAGCTTAGCCTACTTCAGGAGCCAATGACAGATCTTTGTTTTGGCTAAGGTCACCAATGGTATGCAAGTGACCATTATCCACTCTGTGTGTGCTGGATGcttactcaatatatatatattgccctatatatatatatatatatatatatatatatatatatatatatatatatatatattacatatatatatatatatatatatatatatatatatatatatatatatatatatatatatattacatatatatatatatatatatatattacatatatatatatatatatatatatattacatatatatatatatatatatatatatatatatatatatatatatatatatatatatatatatatgtatgtattgaaGAAAATAAGATATCCTATTATAattattcttgtatatatatttttattagtttatatatatttattattatttattgatatatataataaataattaatattattattattgttattatcatcattattattgttattattattattattattattgttattattattattagtagtagtatttattattatttgtattattattattattgagacaaTCAGTAATAGCCATAATGAGTATTCAAAGCTGCACACTGGGTACTCGTAAGCACACGCCCTAAACCACTGAACCACGATATGCTACACAAGTAATGTGCCCTGGGGTTACACTGAAGCCTCTGGGGTTGCTGAGGCTTCTTCACGTCTCTGATCACAATTTTCCACTATCCTCATGTCTATTGGAACAGTGTAGTAACTATCCTGGTGTCTATTGGAACAGTGTAGTAACTATCCTGGTGTCTATTGGAACAGTGTAGTAACTATCCTGTGTCTATTGGAACAGTGTAGTAACTATCCTGGTGTCTATTGGAACACTATTCTAACTATCCTTGTCTTAGAATAGTAAACTTAAatcatcaagttcttcaacaGTCATCATAACTGGGGCTCTAAACCATCAAGTTCCTCAACAGTCATCATAACTGGGGCTCTAAACCATCAAGTTCCTCAACAGTCATCATAACTGGGGCTCTAAACCATCAAGTTCCTCAACAGTCATCATAACTAGGGCTCTAAACCATCAAGTTCTTCATCAGTCTTCATAACTGGGGCTCTAAACCATCAAGTTCCTCAACAGTCATCATAACTGGGGCTCTAAACCATCAAGTTCCTCAACAGTCATCATAACTGGGGCTCTAAACCATCAAGTTCCTCAACAGTCATCATAACTGGGGCCCTAAACCATCAAGTTCTTCAACAGTCATCATAACTGGGGTCGTATACCATACAAGTTTCCTTATTGCCAATAAGCCTTTTGCAGTTcactttatttttttcttataagaaGGGAGAGCTCCTGTAGGGTGCTTCGAGGTGGTAATTAAGTGCTCCTTCACATGGGGACCATGGAACATGCGATGGGATCAAACCCTCGGCCCTGAACTTCCCAgacactctcactaccaactataCCATGATGGGCTCAAGGCTTCAGACTTCAGCCCATCAAGCTGTGTAACAGCCTCTATCACCCAGGTTCTAGTTCTTCTAGCAAGACTTACACCATGGACCCCAAAATCTAGTATTCTTCAATTTTTGGTTGGTGATCCCTTGCAAGGGAGGTTGGGCAGGAAAATAGATTCTGGGCATTACTAACAAGGGTTTTTTACACAAATTACAAAAAAACATACATTTGCTTGGCCAGAAATCTATGTTCGTGGGTCCGGGAGCTGTGGTAGGACCATGATGTCACCTAGAGGTGTGCCTCTCTTCCAGCGCTCAAGTGGAGGATCCCACACGAGTAAGATGAAGTATAAGTTAACATCTTTTTTAAACGCTTCTAGGTGTATATCCTAGTAGCCTAATAGACTtgtttcgaatatatatatatatatatatatatatatatatatatatatatatatatatatatatatatatatatatatttaaacctagaaggggtaccacctctggtgcaagtgtagggacccatagcctcggagaagaaaataaagagtactcagagaagaccttgtgtatcctcactgaacactttgatattttcctctcctaccacccctattcttttggtatgtatgtacatatatctaactttatttgaaaatgtcatta
This is a stretch of genomic DNA from Procambarus clarkii isolate CNS0578487 chromosome 45, FALCON_Pclarkii_2.0, whole genome shotgun sequence. It encodes these proteins:
- the LOC138350386 gene encoding uncharacterized protein; the encoded protein is MPPCGVPLSCLLYSDCAINLHSCFFVYETVFGPGEQVAFDLFVDDAAENSWGASQFKGFLEVQEYQYSWSVIQDNSRTLNGVAGGETHSHTSYHSQTPVTTARHQPPQPDTSPHTQTPAPTARHQLPQPDTSPHSQTPAPTARHQPPTTRHQPPQPDTSPHSQTPVTTARHQPPQPDTSPHSQTPAPTARHQPPTTRHQPPQPDTSPPQPDTSPPQPDTSPHSQTPAPTARHQLPQPDTNYHSQTPAPTASHQAPQPDTSPHSQTPAPTARHQPPQPDTSPHSQTPAPTARHQPPQPTQIEEARTEIGLDDAVEQVDKMYIRGKTYLKHSLWSISQVPSHSTPPLCSRYPPTPHHHYAPDTSHSTPPLCSRYPPTPHPHYAPDTLPLHTPTMLQIPSHSTPPLCSRYPPTPHHHYAPDTSHSTPPLCSRYPPTPHPHYAPDTLPLHTTTMLQIPPTPHHHYAPDTLPLHTPTMLQMPSHSTPPLCSRYPPTPHPHYAPDTSHSTPPLCSRYLPLHTPTMLQIPPTPHPHYAPDTLPLHTPTMLQIPSHSTPPLCSRYLPLHTPTMLQIPPTPHPHYAPDTLPLHTPTMLQIPPTPHPHCAPDTLPLHTPTMLQIPPTPHHHYAPDTSHSTPPLCSRYLPLHTTTMLQIPSHSTPPLCSRYLPLHTPTMLQIPPTPHPHYAPDTLPLHTPTMLQIPPTPHPHYAPDTSHTTPPLCSRYPPTPHTHYAPDTSHSTPPLCSRYLPLHTPTMLQIPSHSTHPLCSRYLPLHTPTMLQIPPTPHTHYAPDTSHSTPPLCSRYLPLHTPTMLQIPPTPHTHYAPDTSHTTPPLCSRYLPLHTPHYAPDTSHSTHPLCSRYLPLHTPTMLQIPPTPHPHYAPDTSHSTHPLCSRYLPLHTPTVLQIPPTPHPHYAPDTSHSTHPLCSRYLPLHTPTMLQIPPTPHTHYAPDTSHSTPSLCSRYLSNPRDGEYEQHLTVLCGSEYEQHLTVLCDSEYKQHSHKPV